The Thermotoga sp. nucleotide sequence ATCAAAGAAAAACTCTCCGCCGTTGGAATTTCCTTCGAAGAGTTCTCAGAAAAGTACCCGAGTGAATTCTCGGGAGGGCAACTCCAGAGGATCTCCGTTGCAAGGGCACTCCTTACAAACCCATCTCTCCTTGTGGCGGACGAACCCGTTTCTATGGTGGACGCATCCCTGAGGATGTCTATTGTAAACCTCTTCAAAGATCTCAAAGAACAGTACGGTGTGAGCGTTTTGTACATCACACACGACCTCACAACTGCCTACTACGTGTCCGACAGAATCGCCGTCATGTTCAGAGGAAACATAGTGGAACTGGGACCAGCCGAGAAGGTCCTCATGGAACCAAAGCACCCTTACACCCAGCTTCTGAGAGAATCCGTGCCCGAGCCGGATCCAAAGAAGAAGTGGAACATAAGAATAAAGCTGTCCGAGACAGAGCAAACCGAGTATCTCAGACAGGGATGCAAGTTCGCGGGAAGATGTCCAAAGGTGATGGATATCTGCAAAAAAGAGCCTCCTCCATACTTCGAGGTCGATGGTGTCCAAGTGAAGTGTTTCCTGTACAGGTAAGGTGAAAACATGCGAAGACTCACCTTTCTGATAATAGCGATGATCTTTACGGTTCTGGAAGGAAAAGTGCTTCTTGTCATCGGCCAGGATCTGAACTCGGTTAGAGAGTATGCGAGCTCTGGGTATTTTCCAGAGCCGGGGGGTATAACAACGTACACCGATATCGCCACTCTCAACGGTCTTTACAACGATGCCGACTGGGGGGCAGGCTTGATAAACGCGAAGAAGTGTTTGAAAGAGTTTCCAAGCTCTGCTCTTGTGATTGGACTGTACATGGTGAACATGCTGGACAGAGTGATCTCTGGACAATACGACCACCAGATAGAAACTCTGGCCAGGTTTATAAGGGAA carries:
- a CDS encoding ABC transporter ATP-binding protein, translated to MPLLEIKDLTKIFTIGSIFSRTRIVAVDRVNFDIKEAEIFTLAGESGCGKTTTAKIILGFEEPTSGEIVYKGRKIERVNQKERKELLKEIQAVFQNPFSTFNPLRKVDRYFYETLFNLGIADTKEKAEEIIKEKLSAVGISFEEFSEKYPSEFSGGQLQRISVARALLTNPSLLVADEPVSMVDASLRMSIVNLFKDLKEQYGVSVLYITHDLTTAYYVSDRIAVMFRGNIVELGPAEKVLMEPKHPYTQLLRESVPEPDPKKKWNIRIKLSETEQTEYLRQGCKFAGRCPKVMDICKKEPPPYFEVDGVQVKCFLYR